The window gtaagtaagtgctcgTAAGTgaacacccaagtactcctACAGTGCAACTCCGATCCTATCACGTGATTCCGGAGCCAACACTAGCACGGCCTTGGCAAGCTCGAATCGGCGAGGAATCCAGATGCCGCCCTGCGCAACTTCCCCATCATTTCCTTCGTGATCCTTGATTGGCGGCAGGATCGTCGAACCGTCAAAACAGCCCCAAGCCACACGCTGGCCGTGCTGAGAGCAGCAAGACGACGTCCGCGCGCCTCTGCATCCGGATTCGCGTCGAATCCCGCCTTTCTGCCCTTGCTCAACCACCATCATCGATTGCATCGACCGACGAGTCGACGTCATCACCCCCCTGACGAGCTCGCTGCACGGCTGCGTCACCCCACCGGCGAGCGTCCGACGAGTGCGCAGCTTGGCGGTGGCCGATGGGTGTCATTCGCAAGAAGACGGTGACGAGaggtggggaggggggtgtcAAGTACGTCTGCGACGTGTGTTCTTCGGACATCACATCGACGGTAGGCTGCCGCCCGAATCCGAACGCGCCACGCCGCTGCTGACGAGACGGCGATTCCAGGTTCGCATTAGATGTGCCGACCCGGCATGTTCCGACTTCGACCTCTGCGTCTCGTGCTTCGCCCAAGGCGAGTCTCGAAACTCGCACGACCCCGCGACGCACGCCTTCCGCGTGATTGAGCAAAATTCGTTTCCCATATTCCAGCGGGAATggggtgccgacgaggaattGCTTCTCCTCGAAGGCGCCGAGACGTACGGGCTAGGCTCCTGGGCGGACATATCGGACCACATCGGTGGATTTCGCGACAAGGACGAGGTTCGCGACCACTACCTGTCGTCGTACGTCGACTCGGCGAGCTTTCCGCTTCCCGAGCGCTGCAGCCCGTACGACTGCGACCTGGCGGAAGAAGTGCCGCGCGAGGAGTTCCAGGCGCGGAAGAAGCGCCGCATAGAGGAACGGCGAGAGGCGGCCaagtcggcgccggcgttgcAGGCcaagacgaagccgacggcgagtgTTCCCAGCTGCCACGAAATCCAAGGCTACATGCCGGGCCGGTTGGAGTTCGAAACCGAGTACGCCAACGAGGCAGAGGAGGCGGTGCAGCACATGCAGTTCGAccccggcgacggcgtcaacTCGCGCAGCGGAGAGCTCGAGCCCGAGATGGAGCTCAAGCTGACCGTCATGGAGATTTACAACTGCCGGCTGTCGCAGCGGGTGGAGCGGAAAAAGGTCATCTTCGAGCACGAGCTCCTCGAATACAGGGAGAACACGAAGACGGAGAAGAAGCGGAacaaggaggagaaggagctgCTGCAGAAGGCGAAGCCGTTTGGTCGCATCATGAACCACAAGGACTTTGACGACTTCTGCCAAGGGCTCATCGACGAGTTCAACCTGCGGCAGGCCATCGGCCAGCTGCAAGAGTGGCGCAGCATGCGCATCGGCGACCTCAAGAGCGGCGAAAAGTACGAGACGGACAAGTCGCAACGGGCGCAGAAGGCGATCCCGATGGGATCCATGGACAGGGAGCGGCTCGCGTCGAGCCAACGAGGGAAGCAGGCGCCGCCTCCGGAACCGGCGAGCGGCGCGGCACTCCTCGTGGCGCCGGAGCTGGCCatgcggccggcgtcgcAGACCAACGGCGAGACCAAGGTCGACGCGGCGCCGCTGACCAACGGCCAGGCCAACGGCGTCAACGGGTACGGGcccggccacggcgccgccggccaagggacgccgaggccgaggtacATGCCGCAGCCCATCGCCGGCGTGCAGCCGCTCGCGCTGAGCCAGGAGAACGCGGCGGACCTGCACCTGCtgacggcggacgaggccagGCTGTGCGAGACGGTGCGTCTCCAGCCGAAGCCGTACCTCATGATCAAGGAGCAGATTCTCAAGGAGGCCCTGAAGACGAACGGAACGCTCAAGAAGAAGCAGGCCAAGGAGATATGCCGGCTCGACTCGCAAAAGGGGGCGCGCATCTTTGACTTTTTCATCAACTCGGGCTGGGTTGGCAAGGCGTGAAGGCTTCCGGCGTAGCGGCCAGTGTGGCGAAGAGAAAGTACGGTGCAAGAGTAGATGGTTTTCGACCTCGTTGCAGGTACACCATTGTTGCCGGCACACGATTTGTGACATGCTGTGCCGTATTCTCGAGATGTTGGCAAGGCGGCCACGCAGGCATTTGCCAGCACGCAGTCGGCGTAATTGCGTGTAGCGAGCTGTGGGCGGGCGGGCAACGGCCGGTTCTCGCAGCGATAGCCAGTGCCGTACCTAGCCGGCACTTTTAAGTAATAAAGTAAtaacaagtacttgcagcatcTTGGCAGACAAAAAGCCAGACCCACATGACACGACTTCACAGCAGCGACGGCTGCGAAAACGAAGCAAGAAATCCTCGTCTGGCTCCAGCATCTCTCCCGAATCCTCGGTGCCGTCCCATCCAGACCTCCCTCGCGCGTCATGTCCTCGGTAAGCATCGCCACGGTGCAGCGCATGTCTGCCAAGACGCTGTCGGAGATGATgctccacgacgacggcggcgcctccGACCGGCCGtttgccgtcatcgacgtcCGTGACGACGGTACGTCCCAAGCCCAGACGATGAGGGCGCCCCGTTTCCCATCTTCTCCCGCCCCTCTGGCGGACGACCTGACCGGTTGCTGACCCGGTGCGGGTCGCAGACTTTATCGGCGGACACATCAAGGGCGCGACCAACGTGCCGAGCGCTCAGCTCGACGTCATGATGCCGACACTCCTCCGCAAGCTCGCGGACAAGCGGACCGTCATATTCCACTGCGCGCTGAGCCAGCAGCgggggccgacggcggccctgCGTTACCTTCGCGAGCGAGAGCGGCTGGCCGTCGGGGGCGAGCCGAAGCAGGACGTCTTTGTCCTCGATCGGGGCTTTCACGGGTGGCAGCAGGTGTACGGCACGGATGAGCGACTGACGGAGGCCTACAGGAAGGAACTCTGGGAGGACCTCTGAGGCCCCTCGGACGACGGCATGGCCTCTCGCCCGGCCGCTCGCCCGGCCGCTCGCCCCGTCACGCCAGGCGGGCGTGGGGATGGTGACGGGAATGGCAACGACAATGACTTTGGCTCGGCGGGGTACACGGTGTcgtgcacgcacgcacgctcTCGCCCGATGATTTCAAGGTTCAGTCGCCgcagggcgtcgtcgacccgATGGGGATTCAAGGTTGCGGGATGCAGCATCTGGCGTCGCGCCGGCGGAGCCCACCAGCGGCACCACCAGCtttcttcgccgtcgaggagcgggCCGAGTGCATTCAATTGAGTTCCCTCCCTTTTCCCCGGCGCCACTGTCCTTTGTTTCGTTTCGCAGCCTTTTGTCGCCTTGggtccgtccgtccgcctGCCCTTCCTACCCGACGCTCACGTCTCCGacctccgtcctcgtccttttGAGCGTACGCGAGCACAATGGCACCCGTCACGGCCACCTTTCGACGCGCCCACGGCTCGGGCTCCGTCTCCTTCACAAACGACGACAAGCTGATTGTCGGCATGGTGATTGTCGGcaccatcgtcctcggcatcctggGCATCCTCTTCTGGGGCGCTTCCCGTCTCTGCCGGcggctcggccgactcgCCCAGCCGTACTGCCGCCTCTTCACGAGCCGCCTCTCCCGCGCGACGCAGCGATG of the Drechmeria coniospora strain ARSEF 6962 chromosome 01, whole genome shotgun sequence genome contains:
- a CDS encoding transcriptional adaptor-like protein, producing MGVIRKKTVTRGGEGGVKYVCDVCSSDITSTVRIRCADPACSDFDLCVSCFAQGESRNSHDPATHAFRVIEQNSFPIFQREWGADEELLLLEGAETYGLGSWADISDHIGGFRDKDEVRDHYLSSYVDSASFPLPERCSPYDCDLAEEVPREEFQARKKRRIEERREAAKSAPALQAKTKPTASVPSCHEIQGYMPGRLEFETEYANEAEEAVQHMQFDPGDGVNSRSGELEPEMELKLTVMEIYNCRLSQRVERKKVIFEHELLEYRENTKTEKKRNKEEKELLQKAKPFGRIMNHKDFDDFCQGLIDEFNLRQAIGQLQEWRSMRIGDLKSGEKYETDKSQRAQKAIPMGSMDRERLASSQRGKQAPPPEPASGAALLVAPELAMRPASQTNGETKVDAAPLTNGQANGVNGYGPGHGAAGQGTPRPRYMPQPIAGVQPLALSQENAADLHLLTADEARLCETVRLQPKPYLMIKEQILKEALKTNGTLKKKQAKEICRLDSQKGARIFDFFINSGWVGKA
- a CDS encoding hypothetical protein (related to Putative protein-tyrosin-phosphatase), which translates into the protein MSSVSIATVQRMSAKTLSEMMLHDDGGASDRPFAVIDVRDDDFIGGHIKGATNVPSAQLDVMMPTLLRKLADKRTVIFHCALSQQRGPTAALRYLRERERLAVGGEPKQDVFVLDRGFHGWQQVYGTDERLTEAYRKELWEDL